A single Tenacibaculum sp. 190524A02b DNA region contains:
- the nhaC gene encoding Na+/H+ antiporter NhaC, with the protein MQDDKNLSEIKIEDQKIIANKELSIWEALIPVLALVLMLAYNVYVFGDDALSGSNQFVLLLGGAVAAIVGFKNKVSYKTMMEEVAENIKSTAGAILILLMVGSLAGTWLISGIIPSMIYYGLQILNPTIFLVACLIICAVISIATGSSWTTAATVGIALIGIGEALGISLGMTAGAVLSGAYFGDKMSPMSDTTNLAPAMAGTDLFTHIKYMAYTTVPTFIVTMVFFVILGFTQTATGEADTQAMLADIGKAFNITPWLFLVPVLVIFLIIKKTPPLIALLAGTLLGGIFALIFQPNVVAQIAGVEKLDINSAYKGVMQAITVETSVATENEVLKDLFTAGGMKKMLGTVWLILLAMVFGGIMDAIGALAKISSFMLSLFDSVFGLFASTVGTCIGLNFTASDQYLAIVVPGKMYAKAYEDKGLAPENLSRTLEDSGTVTSVLIPWNTCGAYHSGVLGVPVVDYAFYAMFNWLSPFMTLLFAAFRIKIRQIAKKQ; encoded by the coding sequence ATGCAAGACGATAAAAACCTATCCGAAATAAAAATTGAAGATCAGAAAATCATAGCCAATAAAGAACTAAGTATATGGGAAGCCTTAATTCCTGTTTTAGCACTAGTACTTATGCTAGCGTACAATGTGTACGTATTTGGAGACGATGCTTTGAGTGGAAGTAACCAGTTTGTATTACTATTAGGAGGAGCAGTTGCCGCCATTGTAGGTTTTAAGAACAAAGTTTCTTATAAAACCATGATGGAAGAAGTAGCCGAGAATATAAAATCAACAGCAGGAGCCATTCTAATACTTTTAATGGTAGGTTCATTAGCAGGAACATGGTTAATAAGTGGAATCATTCCTTCAATGATTTATTATGGATTACAAATATTAAACCCAACCATATTTTTAGTAGCCTGTTTAATCATTTGTGCAGTAATCTCTATAGCAACAGGAAGCTCGTGGACAACAGCGGCAACGGTTGGAATAGCATTAATAGGAATAGGAGAAGCACTTGGAATTTCATTAGGAATGACAGCAGGAGCTGTACTATCTGGAGCCTATTTTGGAGATAAAATGTCGCCAATGTCAGACACTACCAATTTAGCACCAGCTATGGCAGGAACAGATTTATTTACCCATATTAAATACATGGCATATACAACCGTGCCAACATTTATAGTAACCATGGTATTTTTTGTAATCTTAGGATTTACACAAACAGCCACAGGAGAAGCAGATACCCAAGCAATGCTAGCAGATATAGGTAAAGCATTTAACATAACACCATGGTTGTTTTTAGTACCCGTATTAGTTATATTTTTAATCATTAAAAAAACACCACCATTAATAGCCTTATTAGCAGGAACCTTATTAGGAGGGATTTTCGCATTAATTTTTCAACCCAATGTAGTAGCACAAATAGCAGGTGTAGAAAAGTTAGATATAAATTCAGCCTACAAAGGAGTAATGCAAGCCATTACAGTAGAAACTTCAGTAGCAACAGAAAACGAAGTGTTAAAAGATCTATTTACCGCAGGAGGAATGAAAAAAATGCTAGGAACGGTGTGGTTAATATTACTAGCAATGGTATTTGGAGGAATTATGGATGCCATAGGTGCTTTAGCAAAAATAAGTAGCTTTATGTTAAGTTTGTTTGATTCTGTTTTTGGATTATTTGCCAGTACCGTAGGAACTTGTATAGGATTAAACTTTACAGCATCAGATCAATACTTAGCCATTGTAGTACCAGGGAAAATGTATGCAAAAGCCTATGAAGATAAAGGATTAGCGCCAGAAAACTTAAGTAGAACCTTAGAAGATTCAGGAACAGTAACCTCGGTATTAATACCATGGAACACCTGTGGAGCCTACCACTCAGGAGTATTAGGAGTACCAGTGGTAGATTATGCCTTTTATGCAATGTTTAACTGGTTAAGCCCTTTCATGACCTTATTATTTGCAGCATTTAGAATAAAAATAAGACAAATAGCAAAAAAACAATAA
- a CDS encoding GNAT family N-acetyltransferase codes for MIRKAKQTEAEILTALALKSKAYWGYSEADIESWRQDLTVTIQMLKNTKVNLFEQNATIAGFYMLNPPENKSIELEMLFVLPEFIGQSIGKKLLIHAINEAQQLEATVITLLADPNAVPFYKKQGFTIIDKKESSIPNRYLPIMKKEL; via the coding sequence ATGATAAGAAAAGCAAAACAAACAGAAGCAGAAATACTAACAGCGCTAGCATTAAAATCGAAAGCCTATTGGGGGTATTCAGAAGCAGACATAGAAAGTTGGCGTCAAGACCTAACGGTAACAATACAAATGCTAAAAAACACCAAAGTAAATCTATTCGAACAAAATGCTACAATAGCAGGTTTCTATATGTTAAACCCACCAGAAAATAAAAGTATAGAATTAGAAATGCTATTCGTATTACCAGAGTTTATAGGGCAATCAATAGGGAAAAAGCTATTAATACATGCAATTAATGAAGCCCAACAATTAGAAGCAACAGTAATAACGCTATTAGCAGATCCCAATGCAGTTCCTTTTTATAAAAAACAAGGATTTACAATAATTGATAAAAAAGAAAGCTCCATACCTAATAGATACTTACCGATAATGAAAAAAGAACTATAA
- a CDS encoding pyridoxal phosphate-dependent aminotransferase family protein — MNFPEKLQKKLQTRRKDNALRSLKETSDLVDFSSNDYLGFARSNELFEKAHQFLMENQINTNGATGSRLLSGNHKLFSTTEKEISTYHRAEAALLFNSGYNTNVGFFAAVPQRGDVVLYDELIHASIRDGIQLSNAKAYKFKHNNVENLKELILKHKKEVTNEVEIYVVTESVFSMDGDIPDVLKMVEVCSALKARLIIDEAHALGVIGKNGMGIVQNLEIEEKVFARIITFGKALGCHGAVVLGANELKEYLINYARSFIYTTALPPHAVATIKIAYQELASEKGKEQIKDLQEKITYFVSETQRLQLNFIPSKTAIHCCIIGGNTKTKQIAKAIQKIGFDIKPILSPTVAIHKERLRFCLHNYNTKKEITEVLENLVTFVS; from the coding sequence ATGAATTTTCCAGAAAAATTACAGAAAAAACTACAAACTAGAAGAAAAGACAATGCCTTAAGAAGTCTTAAAGAAACTAGTGATTTAGTAGACTTTTCATCCAACGACTATCTTGGCTTTGCAAGATCTAATGAATTGTTTGAAAAAGCACATCAGTTTTTAATGGAGAACCAAATAAACACTAACGGAGCTACAGGATCTCGTTTATTATCTGGAAATCATAAACTATTCAGTACTACAGAAAAAGAAATAAGCACCTATCACAGAGCAGAAGCAGCATTACTATTTAACTCAGGATACAATACCAATGTAGGCTTTTTTGCTGCAGTTCCACAAAGAGGCGATGTTGTTTTATATGATGAATTAATCCATGCCTCCATTCGTGATGGAATTCAATTATCGAATGCAAAAGCCTATAAGTTTAAACATAATAATGTAGAAAACTTAAAAGAGTTAATCTTAAAACATAAAAAGGAAGTTACAAATGAGGTAGAGATATACGTAGTTACTGAGTCTGTTTTTTCTATGGATGGAGATATACCAGATGTATTAAAAATGGTAGAAGTATGTTCAGCACTAAAAGCTCGTTTAATTATTGATGAAGCGCATGCTTTGGGTGTAATAGGAAAAAATGGCATGGGAATTGTGCAAAATTTAGAAATAGAAGAAAAAGTTTTTGCAAGAATCATCACCTTTGGTAAAGCATTAGGATGTCATGGAGCTGTGGTTTTAGGAGCTAATGAGTTAAAAGAATATTTAATAAACTATGCCAGAAGTTTTATTTATACAACAGCCTTACCACCACATGCTGTAGCAACTATAAAAATAGCCTACCAAGAATTAGCAAGTGAAAAAGGCAAAGAACAAATAAAAGATTTACAAGAGAAAATCACTTATTTTGTTAGTGAAACACAAAGATTGCAATTAAACTTTATTCCTAGTAAAACAGCCATTCACTGCTGTATAATAGGAGGAAATACAAAAACAAAACAAATAGCAAAAGCAATACAAAAAATAGGATTTGATATAAAACCAATACTTTCTCCAACAGTAGCTATACATAAAGAAAGATTGCGTTTTTGTTTACATAATTATAACACCAAAAAAGAAATAACAGAAGTTCTAGAGAACCTTGTTACTTTTGTATCATAA
- a CDS encoding putative signal transducing protein has product MRDDYTILAVFEYSTEAQIIKAKLDSENIRTMLMDEKTIDSDPLISQAIGGVKLLVQNNDLDKALTIYNEIRVYEKDNQGNEIHCASCDSTKILVAPVQRKNIFYMLFPFFEKRRLICNECKNVF; this is encoded by the coding sequence ATGAGAGACGATTATACCATTTTAGCAGTTTTTGAATATTCAACAGAAGCACAAATAATAAAAGCTAAGTTAGATTCAGAGAATATAAGAACCATGTTAATGGACGAAAAAACAATAGATTCTGATCCCTTAATTAGCCAAGCTATAGGCGGCGTAAAGTTATTGGTTCAAAATAATGATTTAGACAAAGCCTTAACAATATATAATGAAATAAGAGTTTATGAAAAAGATAATCAAGGGAATGAAATACACTGTGCTAGTTGTGATTCAACAAAAATATTAGTAGCACCAGTGCAAAGAAAAAATATATTTTACATGTTGTTTCCTTTTTTTGAAAAAAGAAGACTCATTTGTAACGAATGCAAAAACGTGTTTTAA